GACCCGTCAAAGTCCTCTACCTCCTCTAACAAATACACTCGTATATATTttgctttccattttttggctttggctgGCAAAACAAGCCAAGCCGCACTAGCCAAGCGAAATGGAGAGCCATTCTGGGCCACATGCCAAAAACAGAGCCAGCTCCCTCTGCCTCTTTCTGGCCCTGCCTATCTGCCTCTGTCTCCGCCTTCGTCTCACTCAGTGTCATTGTAGCGTTCCAGTGACGACTGTCTGTCcgctgtccgtctgtccgttcgACTGACTGAATGACGGGCTGTCTATTCCACTCGGCCGGGCACATGCATTTGCTGATGCATGGCCAAAAACTAAAGTGGGAAATGGCGgagaaaaatctaaaaattgtaaaaaggaatgttaaacagtaaaaaaaataaactttttttaatgaaattaaaaacattctttttaacaataaagtacttttatataaaaatggttttttgATATTATTGTAATGATATTTAAGATCATTTAAAATATGGAATATAAGACTATATAGAAACCTCattatgcaaaataaaatcactaatataaaatttatgatgttaatttttaatatttaaaatcctTTTTTATACTCAATATGCACCTAAAACTCAGAATGCTTTAATTCAACCTGAGCATTTTTGATGGCTTGTGCTATCCTATAGACCGATTTTTTCAGTGTAGCTCCCAACCATTTGAATTTGCATCTGTGTGTGCCCATTAGGCATTGGTTCCCACCCATatatttggtttattttttgtactcCCACTTTCTGTGTCGCTGAGTGAAATATCTTTGAGTGAATGAATAAAACTGCGGCTGCCTTGTCTCGCAGTTTTCTTCcccaaaattgtttttttttggcatatttCTGTGTGCTCACTTTGTAACATCGAATTCTGTGTAGTGGCCGCCTGACTGGATTATACTTTACATTTATGTGAACATGAAATTAATGATCTGGCCAAACGCCAACTGTGGAATGTAGTCTTTCTCGGAGAAGTATTTGCCGAAATACTCGTATTAAGAAGGAATCAAATTAATGTACCTTCTGACTGTAGCAATTGCTGACCTCGATATTGGTTGGCACTGCGACTAAAGGGTTTCCTGCCGACTGCACTTGGCCCAGAAAAGGTGAGGGGTAGCATTGGCCATGCAGCCGCAAATGGAAATTTGCGAAATTATTTCAAGTTGAATGGCCATAGACGTCGCAGGCGGACACATCCCATTCAGGGGAGCATAATAGATGTTTGCCGAGCTCGGATTCTTGTTTGCCCAGCTCATGCATTTCTATGAGCTCGTCGAGTGTgaaaagtgtgtgtgtgcggtgCGGTTGGGGGGTCTTGGGTTCAAGGGTACTAGAGAAACCAAACGAAACCAAAAATGCGTAAATTGAAATTGAGAGATTCCATCAAATTCACAGCCGTTCATTGCTTTTGAAATGAGCTACAATGTTCgttactttttcttttttcttttgttttgttttacttattcccaaaatcaaaaaaataggTAAGTGGGACGAAATGGATGCAAGGTCGAAACGATGAGGGGTTTACCAAAACGAAGCAAATCTAACGCCTGTAGTGCTGATACATGCCATGACCATAACCCATGGGTGTGCTGCCCATGGCACGTTCGGTTGCCTTCTCGATGCTCCTCGAAACGCACCTGTAACAGCACACGTAGGCCAAACATCACTTGAACAGGATGCGCCTGAACGCCCGTCGGAAGTCCTTGTTAAAAATGGTGTAGATGGCCGGATTGAGAGCCGAGTTCATGTAGCCCAGCCAGAAGGCGATCGCAAATGCTGATTCCGGTATGTTGCAGTGACTGCTACAGGCCGGCACCAGGATGTACAGGAAGAAAAATGGCAGCCAGCAGGCTATGAAGCTGCCCATGATGAGGCCTAAAATCAGCGTGGCCCTCTTCTCCTTTTTCCTCGCAATCCGACGCTTCTCCTTCTCCGGATCCCGGGGCTTCGGGGTCTTCGGAATAGCCGGCTCCAGCTCCGCCTTAATCACCTGCTGcttttcctgctgctgctgcttctggtgATCCTGGTTCTTGccctgctgctgatgttggtTTTTGGCCGCCACCGCCTTGGCCTCGTTTCGGCGCTGCTGGTTCGATTTCCGCCCAAAGATCGGCTGGCAAAGGCGAAACTTGAGCGGCTTTACGACGGCACATCGGCTTACGACCCCGGAGTCGCTGCTGGATGGATCGAATTCACTCACCATGTCCGTGTCCACGCCCACGGAAAGTGCTCGACACCGGCCGGCAATGGGCGAAACGCGCAACTCGTTTCCCGGAGCAGTGGCAGTTGCAATAACGGTGGCTCCATTGCCCCCAATATTAGGTGTAGAACTGGCCCCGACTGGCGACGCCTCGGAGGCCACActgccgttgttgttgttaagcACATTAATGGAGTTTGTGCTGCCCATGGACGGTGGCACGGGAACATTGAGACCCACCCGGCCAGTGGCTATCGTGCTCACCTGCAGCGTCTCCTTGGGCGAGGCGGGTGAGCAGGGTGCTCCGGCTGCACTTGTTGTCACAACGGTTACCGTATTTGCCCCAGATCCGTTGGGATTGGCGTATGCCAGCACCGTTTGGGCGGCCACCGCCTCCAGCTCACCCGCCTCCGATGTGGATATGTCCGAGGCCAGGTCCATGGTCACCGTGGGAATTTGCATTGGCAAGGTGGCACTGTTCGGTGGCGTCTCGATGGTGGCTATCTGGCGCTGCTGGTGCAGTTGCAAGGCCGCTGCGCCGCTGGAGGAGGGCATCGGTATGGTGCCTTTCTTGTTGGCGGTGGTGAAGCTCGTTACCTgcgccaaaaataaaaatgtaaagtTTAATGTTaggggaaataattttaagcttttaatttAACAATGATTAAGTTTTGTCTTGTTTTCCTCAACAGTATTGTTGGGGCAAGTGCTCCACTGCGAGGCACTGTGATTAAGAATCAGAGCCATCCACCCCATTTCATCCCGTGCTCATGGCATTGCAAATTAGGTCCGCAACTGCAATTGCAACTGCTGCTGGAAAAAGGGACAGATGGCCCAACACTTGCTACAACAGTTTTCCATTTCGAAAATCCTGTTTAAGCCAAAAGGCGGGAGAGAAACGCGTCCGAGCGCGCGGATTACACAAACATGGGAGGATGGACGATGCCAGCTGAGGGGGTGGGCTGGGTGGCTGGGCAACTGGGGTGTTGGGGGGTGATGCGCCACGGGGGGCTGAACATATTCAATGCGCGAAAAGCAGCAACAATTACCCCGGGCAATTAACAGAGACACAGAGCGTCCaaacgaaaatgaaaacaaagtGTTGGCATTGCTGATCGAAGATGGAAATACCCTTTAGAGGTAAGTCTTTGATATAAAGACATAGGATGGGATAATGAGAAATGTCCCActataatatacatattttatttagtatCCGTTATAAATTTAATGCCTGACCTTATCATACCCTTCTTGGAGGTACAAACACAATGATTCGAGCAGAACGTGCTGTCAGCATGTGTAAGAATTTTCCTTGTGGCCCTCTTTGTTTTCCTCACCTCGCCTCTGCTGAGTTTTCCACTGTTTTCCCACTGCCCCTGCCTGTTTTCCTTCGCCATCACAACCGAACCTCTCCCGGCTGTTAATCGCTCGTTTGGGCCGCTGCCCTCGAATTTGTTTGCACAAAATGGTCGAGAAGTGTCGCCCCGATATTACCAGCCAAGTTCCAGTGTCCGGGCCTGTCGGTTTCTCTATTTTTGTTCAGCAGCTGTGTGCATTGCGCATACAGTTAAttgaaaatgcaaattgcGTATGGCACTCGTTGCAAGCATCAGGTAATTGAGGATCATTAGAGACTTTTCACTCAATCAGTGGATTTGGGGGCGGAGCTCCGATTAAATTTTCAGCGATAATTTTGCAACAAAAGCCAGGTTCGCAAATGCCATTCCATGGAGTGAGCCTGCATAATGGCTGCAGAATCGGTTCCCTGTACTAACGTGGCCAACGTGGCAGGCGGCAATGGCGGCCAAAATTGCAACGTTGGCACACAAAACCGACCCTGTCCAAACAGCAATTTCCAATGCACTGGCAGTGCCACGGGAGGCATTCTGGTGGGAGGGAAATCCAACACGTAGCCCACAAGTTGTTGATGGGAAATTGAAGCGAAGCATGTGTGCTCAATTTGCAGCTTCCTACCAGGAACCAGGTACCAGGTAGTACCAGGTAGGGTAATGCACAATTACTTTTTAGCCAAAGGAGTCGACGGGAAAGGGCTGTAAAGGGGTGAGAAcatattgctcatacgccgcgTATTCCACACGGTGGCTTAGAAAAATTACATTTGTTCATTGAATCGtcaaaatttccatttacaaTGCTGCCACAATCGGTGGGCTACCGCATTTAATACTCAGAATGTGCAATTGGGGAGTGCTCTCATCAAAGTTCATTAGGCACACCTCCCCTTATCCTCGGGGGAGGTttcaaaatcataaataatcaGATTTACCCACCTGTtcgttgtttgttttgcggGGATGCTTTTTAATGCCTCGTCTCGCCCGCGCCTTGGCGGCAAAATAAATTCGTATATACACAAAGACCATAATGCAGCTGGGTATGTAAAAGGATCCCAGCGCCGAGTAGAGCACGTACCCGATGTCCTCGCTTAGCTGGAATGAGAAAAAACAGGGTCAATAGGTTCAGAGGGTTAAATGGGTTGGCTTCAAATTACACACGAGAGGGCGTGGTCAGTAGTCAGTGGGGTCTAATGTATGTCTTTGGGTTTGGGGGACAATATAATTACTATGCTTTGAAGCAGTATTAGCTAAGATcaaataatgaaatataatAATCCATTTTAGGTCCATATATTCTTCTGTTTATTTTCTGAaagacttaaaaaaaacactccTTTCTTTTTGCCTTCTAATAAAATAAGCTTATTAAGAATTTACTTAAGAGGTATTATTTTAACACTCATTGATAAAGCTCTTAATGAACTTTACTCTATTTATTCCAGCTCAGAACAAACCCTTATCCTGTTACCTCAACTATCGCTTGTTAGATTGAATTTAGTGCACCACATCCGCTTTGAAATTCAGCTTTTCGTTCTTTGCCGTTGTGGCCGGGCTTGTTGCTTTCGACCATATTCTCCCCTTTTTGGCCTGATAGCGTGGGTTATTGAGTGCATTAGGCTGATTTATTATAAAGTGCATTTTTCTCTTCATTCTTTTTTGTGCCAGAAAAAAGGTTTTTGTCTGCCTCGTTTCCGAAGAGCATTTACGGCAAAAATGCAAAGTGCATGAAATTTCATAACGGTAAATGAAGTAAAAGTATTAGATTACCGTGCCACAAAGGGCTTCCACCTGCCAGCAAAAGTTTGTGGCCCTGCGAGTCGTGCGCCACTTTTTCAGGCAGTTGCAATTGCATTTTATTAAAGCTGGCGGAATTAAATCGCCTTATACTTTCTGCTCCGGAGGCAGCGGCCCGGCCGCCCGACTCTCTTCAcaaaaattatgtaaattaAGTGTTTTGATGAAAggcgcacaaaaaaaagtgcaCTTGACAGCCATGGAGGGGTACAAACTGGGGCTGTGAAGGAGGGAATTGCCCGAGCAGTTTGCCCTTTTGAGTTGCTGTTTTCAGGTTCGTGTTGTTCGCCGGCGAGTGGCGTGCATAATGAAATGCTTTTGTCCTGTTGTGCTCCCAGTGCCCCTGGCTCACCTCGATCCTTGTTCACGCTTAGCTGAGAAATGCATCATTTTGCACGCAGAtgaataagcacatgaatcGAAAATCGCAGTACTCTCGGTATTTTAAAGCCACTCAATGAAGCTTCTCTTTCCAGTACTTCAGAGAAAATCCCAGGATCCTTGCCCACATCAGCTGGTCAACCTAAGCCCGATGATTCTCTTATGGTAGTTGGCTAAAAAATCGACTGGCAATTTATACAAAATTCTTTGCAACGTCACAAacgaaatttatttaacttttaagcTGCTTACACCCCTATGTGGCCGGTATGGGTGTGCacccacatacacacatacttAAATTGAATTGCAGAGAAACTGCCGGGAACTGTAAATACGAGCACGTAGAAATAGCTGCACTTCGATGGGGCAGAGCCGGAGCCAGacccagagccagagcccCTGGCAGTGGCAGCTTAAGTGCAGCCCAGTTTATCATAAGCCGCAGGCGAAGTTGCAGCAGGCAGCAGGCAGAAACAGGCTGAGCTAGACAACTTTATCCTGCTGCCAAAGCAGAAAATAAATTTCCCATCCCCATGGACACCGCCATAGCCTGAGCCGAGTCGGTTGCGGCAACAAAATAAGCATAAAGTATTAAGCGCTGGGTATAATGTTGCCGAAATATACATCAAGTGGCAGGTTGAACGGCACAAGAGACTCCACGGAGATGAGAGGCAGCCACCAACAGCTACTTAAGCTGGATTCTTGAACGCTGACGTTGGCTCGGCTGTCTCGGTTTTCAACTTATTGCCTGCCACAGAGGCAGCACGCAAAGTGCACTTGAATAAATGTTTTACAAAACTTTTGAAAAGTTCCTGGCAGATGGGGCAATTACAAGGGGCAACTAAATCCAAAGgctattttattaaatgtatCGATTTCAAGGTCTAATAagttttagaaatattttataaggtGCTTTAATTGCTTTAAATAGTTCCCCCAAACTCATTCTAGTGTAAGCCCTGCAGTTGCAACTGAATGTGCCAGTTGTTGTTCCTTCTCCTTGCAGCACCATTATAAATGATCTCATCATTTACGGTTTACTGTTGAAATATCGACAGCATTTGTCAGCGTTTCACGCTCAACTGAAACGAAACTGTAATCATTCCGTCGAAAACCTTTTAGTTAAGTTTTGGGTCGATTGCATTAAAGCCAGGGGCTGGCTGCCAAAAACTTTTGCTCGTAGGCCCAAAAGTTACGCATACGCGACGTGCTCACACGTCGCTCCGAGGAAACACCTGTAGCAACAACGAGGCACGAAACTTTTCCACACTGATAATGATGTCGGGCCGAAAGGCTggggaaatattttattaacgCATTTGAACAAAGCTCTTAAACTGACATTTGTACAGGCGTAAAAAGGAGGCAGAAACTATGTACAACTAAAGCTGTGGCAGGCTGGGAAAGTACGTGTTGCCAACGGGATGGGAGGAAACTAGTGGACGAACAAATAAATTGTCAACTGTGCGTGACGATAACTTTGCGCAGCGGATTTAATGTAATTGAAAACTTCACTTTGTCGCTGCATTTCCCTTGTTCACTTGCTTCCCGTTAGCCTATTTTCCGTTTCCCCTTAACCCATTTCCATTcagtttttctttaaatccGGTGTATTTACACTCGGgaaaatggtttttctggggtAGGGATTTTTCTAGTTTCGAAATTAGAAATCCTCGGAAGTATCATtttatcatttaattttccatttaatatTGTTCAAATACTCGCTATTacaatttttgattatttttaaattgtttcaaTTAGTTTATGCTATAGAAACACCAACTGGACTTCACAGTACAAGCCTTGTTTATTAAAGCATAAATAGAATTTAGCTGTTTGGTTAAATTAGGTGGcgtttaatattattaatatttcttaGAATAAACACAgtgtgtttattttaaatttccgcaacaaaaacacaaataaataaattaccgAGCCTCCCAAGAGCTTTAGCCTTTCGatcaattaaaatgcaatacAAATTTAATGCGTCCGGGCCTCAAATGGATCCTGGCTCATTAATATTGCATTAGTTTTCTCCAAGTGCATCCTGGATCCCCTCAATCCATCCACAAGCTGCATTTGTGCTAATTTGCAGATTTTCAAATTGCAGAGGGcgcttttgtttatttaaaagtttttcgtGGAAGAAGGACGAATGAAGATGGGGAAAAAGGAGTTGCAGGAGAACAGCGTGGGAAGGCAGCGAacgaaagaaaacaaaaagcgtgacgcaaaagaaaaataattattctgcaatttttaattaaatggcaATGGTAATTGTTGTTGCCGGGACCCAGCATTGGGGAACTTAAGCTGATGGAAACAAAAACTCATTATGCGCCACCAAATTCGTTAGTCGAGTGGAGCAGCGGTGGAAAGCATGGAAAACGGTAGGAGAGCAACAGCTAAAAGTGTTGATGATGACAAGTACCAGGCCAGGAGGATGGGACGGAGGAGGAGCCGCCAGAAAGCGCAAAAAGAGTGTAAGCCATGATGAAAAGGGCTGATGGAGCCCGACtggaaatttattgaaatgtaAACATGGAAAAGCAAGCCGAAATGAgcgtaattaaaaatattaaatttccaGGCCCGTCCGGCCGGCGAATGATGCGATGCTTTAAAGGTAAATCTACTAGCCGCATGGCTCTGGGGCTTACGGCCACCAATAGCTGCCAGCAATCGCAAATAATATGtaatgaaagaaaataaagaagaaatTCCGCTGTAAACACAAAAGAATTTCAATCCGCATTGCACTGCAGAAAGTTTGCCAGCGAGcttgggaaaaaaaaataaaaaaaactgaaatatcCACGATGTTCAACAAAAAGTTGAGTCAAGCTCACAAAAGtacagaaaaataaatacgTATATTTATATAGCAAGTGTGTGTGTAAAGTGAAACACTTTGAAAAATATAGTGAATATAAACAAATGCATTGGCGGAAGAGTGGTAGTCTTGGtaaatcttaaataaaataaaaaattgtaaatgaaTAGGTTATAATAAaagtttgatttttttgtttgtttccagaatgttttattttaaaacggtttgttttttatttaactgtGATTATCTGTTCGAAACACCACttacaaattatattatattatattaactaaaaaaaaaacaagtacTCCTTGCAGTGTGGAAAAAAATCGCCGAGTAGCTGCTGTCATCATCAGGATTGTTGTCGGGGCTTGTGCAAGTTTCTCAACATCAATAAGCCAAGACTGCGAAGGACTGGGCGACAGGACACATTCGGACACGTCAAGGACGCAGCAGCCACGCACACCGAGGCAAACAATAAATCTGAAGTGCAACTGCAGGCGGCGAgtagttttttttgtgtgatttaaaaaaaaacagggaaATGTACGCTACATGGCAGCCCTGCCCTGGTGCACTCCCTCCTCTTTGTCAATGTTGTCAATATTTGAAGGGGTTCGGAACCAAATAGAACCCCCTTTTCCAGCTCGTTTTGGCCCGCTTGTTTGTCGGTGCTCGCTGAAGCAGCCATTTTGCACAGTTTGCATAGCCAATTTGCCTGGCAGtagtttttcttttcactCCTCGTCTTCGCTTTGACTCTACATGGAATTTTCCTTCGACTTTGACTTTCACCTCCCCGGGAGCTACTATTTCAATTGACTGCATTTCCCATTGCCATTTCGCTATTCGCCTTTCGCATTTTGCATCTTGCATCTCGCCAATGCCAATCCTTATTTTCTATTAGTGTACACTCGATTCATGCCATGTCCTCATCCTTCCCAGCATCGACTCTGCTGACTGACTTTATTTGCCTTCGCCTTTCGCATTTCCACAACTTAACGCTTGCCCGCACATGCCATAAACGTAAATCAAGTGGCTCCTCCGCCCAAAGCGACGGCACTCAGAAGTGGCCCTCAAATAAGGGCTAATTCCCTGGATCCTGTCCGGTCCTCCTCGGACCATTTAGCCCACGACAATGACCAGCACGCGCCACTGACAGCGAATTTTTAGCAATTAAAAGCTTTTAGAGAGTGGTCAGTAAGGACTTTCAAGAGATGCAGAGCTACTTCCTGCAGGGAAGTAAACGTTTTGGAAATCttatctttttaattttatataaatagatACATCTCAATGCCttggtatttttaagtttcaaCCATATTTTTTGAATCCTACATTTAAATAAACCTTTCACTAGGAACAATACAATTTCCGCTTCAAAAATGTATGCATGTTGAAGTACCCCTTGGGGGGTTTCCTCCGGGGCAATCTGATTTCCATTTCAATTCGGTTAATCAATTCCATGGCGAAAACACCAGGCCCCCGGGTGTTTTTTAAGCCACGGGCCTTGCCGATTTGTTATTGCCGCTTAATTGCGGCTGACGGCATGCTTcattaaattgcaatttttcagACTCTCGCCACGATTGCTAAGCCTTGCAAATGCATTGATGCtgtgataaaaaaataaaataaaaaatagccaaGAACAAAAGTGGATGAGAAGAAAAAATCGGCCGGAATTATGCTGTGGGCTTTTTAATTGCTGTGGCCAGTTTTatggttttattatttgatttcaAGGGGAGGACCAGGACCTGGACCGGCACCCCAACCGGACCTTGACAGGACTCTTTTCCTGTCCCGGGCATGTTGTGTGTGTATCCGCTGTGAAACGGCGTTTTTATTATGCGGCCTGATATTTTTAATGGCAACCACTTTATGCTGATTGCCAGCCTGGCCTACCCGCCAGCCGGCTTAGGCTTAATGTTatcgtaaaaataaaatagcaaCAGAACAACTCAGCACCGGCAACTGTTGCTCTATATTATTGTTGTAGTTGTGGCAGCCTATTGCAGCGGCAACTGaggttttgttgttttatttttatgaatcgTCCACAACCACGGAAATTGCTTGTTGACACGCAGAGTGAGGGTGGAGCCAGTGGCAGTGGTGGTGGGGGAGTGGCAGGTTCCTGACCTAGTCCACGGCAATTTGTTTTCTCACTTTTCCGCCTTGGTCAATACAGAGTCCTTTTGGGCTCGATACCCTATTGAAAGGGTGATAAGAAGTTGTAGTTATTTTATGATTCGTTTAAAAATGTTGCTTAGAAGTTTAGAATCTAAAGCTTATGTAAAGCTAATCTAAGCTAATCATGTGCCAATTACAGGACAtgcttattaaaaatatatttttttaatatactgACTTCCAGGGTATTAACGAGTGCACTCTACCCAATATTTTCCTACCTTTTGGCCTCTTTGTCTTTAGCCACCACAATTTGTGATTGATGTTTGGCGTTATAGATGACTATAATTATGCAACACGATTTGACTTGCGTTTTATTTGATTACCGGTTGCGGGCTTATTGTGCGGCCAGAACGCCCACCCAATCGCCCTCCCTCCCCTTTGATGACTTTATTCCAAATGCCCGAACAAGGGAATGGGGAGTGGTTGGTGATTCCGTTCAGAATAGTACCTATTGATTTTGTGTCATTGGGGTTTTCGGTGCTCACGAAACACAAATGAGTTGTGTAATTAATATGGGCTTTTGTCTTGCCATAATGGCAAGCACATAAATAGCACAATAAGCCAATGTTTTCGGTTCAGACCATGGAGGATGTAACGCAAAATAgcagaaaattaattttcatatgGCTTTGGGGTGTCTTTCGTTCTCAGCCTCCTGGATCACAAACATGccacacatatatatacatgtgTGTGGGGGAACATTTGCTCCTAACTGTATGATAATATTATGCCCCTTAACCACAATGTCGCATGCATTGTTAATCATCTGCAGTTGCCAGTTGTAACAAATTGTTGCCAAATGGTTGTTTAAGGCTCCGCAAACTTGCACACAAGTGCTGCCGAAACTGGCAACGGCATCGTTAATTTTAACAGTAAATTAAATACGGGTCTTTTCGCAACGGCTCTACGGAATCTGCCATTGAGCCGTGTTTCAAGCCCAGACCAATAGCCGTCAGGCCGTTAACCAACCGCCACTACACTTtgaaattatttcaattagaAAAGGATTTCGttaaacttttattatttctggTTTACAATTTTGCGTCTTACAATCATACCGTTCTCtacaaaaaaccaataaaaaaaatatgggcTTTTATAATTTACTCATCTCGCGGAAACACAAGCTTTTGCAGAACAaaagcttgtttattttttaaaacaaccCAATTACATTCACAAGTTATCCCgtttaaatctttttttaaaagtgtACTAAAGTCCAAAACGGACTGCCCAAATGTTGGTGTTTGTGAGTGGCTGGCTGCCAAGCCAAttggaaattttaaatgatataTATTCCTGAGGTCGCGGCGCCCTTTGGGCGGTCAGCCCTCTTAATGTAACTAAATCGAAAGCTGGCTAAAACGTGTTTATGCCGAAGCAGTTGGCCAAATTTCCAACTGGCCGGACTTGGCCGGGCAAAAATAATTAGTGTGCTGCTGCCAGGCAAACAAATCCtagatgtgtgtgtggggcaTGCTCTTGTGCAACAGCAATGGCAGAGACCAGCAACAACAGTGATTCGCAAATTTTAACGCTTAATGGTTattgacacacacacaatccAAACAGAGGAAAACGGAGGAACAGGAAGTGTAGGTTTATTGAGGCAGTTGCAGAACCAGGGGGCGGAGAGGTAAAGCAAACAGCATGACACTTGTCGGCCCGGGCTGGACAAATGAACAGCCGCCGGGGCAGCCATGGACAACCTGGCATTGGTCATTGGATTTGGTTAAAAGGCATGCATGCAGAGTCGGGCCGAGTCAATTGAGGGGTGGGACAATAGGGGATGAAAGGGGGGCCTGGGGAGCCGGGGGCCAAGTGAGACTCAACCGCAGCTGATAGCCAGGACAGCCATGataacaacgacaacaacaaggagCACGACGCAAAACTACAAACTACAAGAACCCCCGGCAGTCTCAACAAGCAAAACAGTTTTCCCACATTTCACGCAATTTCCATAGCTTTCCATGGCTTGTTTGCTGCTTCGTCTGTGTTCCGGTGCCTATGCTTGTTATTTATggttttaaatacttttaaacattgcgctgtgtgtgtttttgcaTTTCAATATTCGTAATTGCTGCGTATACGTGATATTTACGGGCGtgcgttgcgtatacgcactgtGTGTTGtgttgaaattaaaattgaaatgaagCCTGCATGCGGTCTTGCTTAAACCTTAGACAATATTGATTTTAGCCGGATAGCCGAATGCTCAGGTTGATGGAGTGGAAGTAAAGAGTTTCCGCTCCAACTTGATTAAGTTGATTTCGaggatttaaaatttaaatcttcCAAgtgattgttttttattggCCAGCATTTACGACCGCCAACAGTATCAGTATTGGCAGCATTCATTTTCATTATCCAGCCGTGCTCTGCAAGTGCAATTTCATTAATGGCTAATTAATTGCAACTTTATTTCGCGGTCCGCCAGCAATGGCAGTCAGCCAACCGACCAACCTGCCAGCCACCAACCATCCTGCCAGCCATTTTGTGTTGCAACAAAATGTGTTCGGCGCACGCAACATTTCCAGGAAGGAAAGGTGGAAAGTCAGACACGAGAAGCATACGTTTTGTTATTCGAAATTCCtgtaataatttcattttaattttttattaatttttaagcgCCGCTCCTTTGCACGAGAGCTGCTTGTGGGCAATTGCATATTCAGAACCACTTAATATTAAGCGACTGCACAAGGATCTGGTGTGTGGGGTGGGCTTGGGTGACTGCGTGTTTTAAAATCGTAAAACATGTTCTTCGCACACACACTT
The Drosophila bipectinata strain 14024-0381.07 chromosome 3R, DbipHiC1v2, whole genome shotgun sequence DNA segment above includes these coding regions:
- the Octalpha2R gene encoding alpha-2 adrenergic receptor isoform X2, with amino-acid sequence MDYSRLNANINTGNISTDDFLAVFTTSKPENATLNPPLLAVDGQLTLPTPGVGLGLGYINVNDTIYLLNGSYYNSSLLPGGGFYNQSTTSGNYTNPNLTEIHWDGRYPSGYTLTHIVIASIIVTILMIIIVVGNMLVIIAIATEKSLKNIQNWFIASLAVADFFLGLIIMPFSLANELMGYWIFGSWWCDIHSAMDVLLCTASIMNLCLISLDRYWSITKAVDYLKSRTPARAAVMITAVWIMSALICIPPLLGWKVKMPEGQLPKCELSEDIGYVLYSALGSFYIPSCIMVFVYIRIYFAAKARARRGIKKHPRKTNNEQVTSFTTANKKGTIPMPSSSGAAALQLHQQRQIATIETPPNSATLPMQIPTVTMDLASDISTSEAGELEAVAAQTVLAYANPNGSGANTVTVVTTSAAGAPCSPASPKETLQVSTIATGRVGLNVPVPPSMGSTNSINVLNNNNGSVASEASPVGASSTPNIGGNGATVIATATAPGNELRVSPIAGRCRALSVGVDTDMPIFGRKSNQQRRNEAKAVAAKNQHQQQGKNQDHQKQQQQEKQQVIKAELEPAIPKTPKPRDPEKEKRRIARKKEKRATLILGLIMGSFIACWLPFFFLYILVPACSSHCNIPESAFAIAFWLGYMNSALNPAIYTIFNKDFRRAFRRILFK
- the Octalpha2R gene encoding alpha-2 adrenergic receptor isoform X1 is translated as MDYSRLNANINTGNISTDDFLAVFTTSKPENATLNPPLLAVDGQLTLPTPGVGLGLGYINVNDTIYLLNGSYYNSSLLPGGGFYNQSTTSGNYTNPNLTEIHWDGRYPSGYTLTHIVIASIIVTILMIIIVVGNMLVIIAIATEKSLKNIQNWFIASLAVADFFLGLIIMPFSLANELMGYWIFGSWWCDIHSAMDVLLCTASIMNLCLISLDRYWSITKAVDYLKSRTPARAAVMITAVWIMSALICIPPLLGWKVKMPEGQLPKCELSEDIGYVLYSALGSFYIPSCIMVFVYIRIYFAAKARARRGIKKHPRKTNNEQVTSFTTANKKGTIPMPSSSGAAALQLHQQRQIATIETPPNSATLPMQIPTVTMDLASDISTSEAGELEAVAAQTVLAYANPNGSGANTVTVVTTSAAGAPCSPASPKETLQVSTIATGRVGLNVPVPPSMGSTNSINVLNNNNGSVASEASPVGASSTPNIGGNGATVIATATAPGNELRVSPIAGRCRALSVGVDTDMVSEFDPSSSDSGVVSRCAVVKPLKFRLCQPIFGRKSNQQRRNEAKAVAAKNQHQQQGKNQDHQKQQQQEKQQVIKAELEPAIPKTPKPRDPEKEKRRIARKKEKRATLILGLIMGSFIACWLPFFFLYILVPACSSHCNIPESAFAIAFWLGYMNSALNPAIYTIFNKDFRRAFRRILFK